A portion of the Pseudopipra pipra isolate bDixPip1 chromosome 1, bDixPip1.hap1, whole genome shotgun sequence genome contains these proteins:
- the TRAM1 gene encoding translocating chain-associated membrane protein 1, whose product MAIRKKSNKNPPVLSHEFIVQNHADIVSCMAMIFLLGLMFEITAKAAVIFVTLQYNVTIPATEEQSAETISLYHYGIKDLATIFFYMLVAIIIHAIIQEYVLDKINRKMHFSKTKHSKFNESGQLSAFCLFSCVWGTSILVSENYISDPTSLWRDYPHTLIPFQMKFFYILQLAYWFHAFPELYFQKTKKEDIFRQIVYIGLYLFHIAGAYLLNLTHLGLVLLVLHYFVEFLFHISRLFYFSDEKYQKGFSLWAVLFVLGRLLTLILSVLTFGFGLARAEDQQLNFSTGNFNILAVRISVLASICMTQAFMMWKFINFQLRRWREHSSSQPQSVKKKFVSAKGKTSRKERENGINGTVTSNGADSPRSRKDKSS is encoded by the exons ATGGCGATCCGCAAGAAGAGCAACAAGAACCCGCCAGTGCTCAGCCACGAGTTCATCGTGCAGAACCATGCGGACATCGTGTCCTGCATGGCCATGATCTTCCTGCTGGGGCTCATGTTCGAG attACAGCAAAAGCAGCTGTCATTTTTGTTACACTTCAGTATAATGTTACCATTCCTGCCACAG AAGAACAATCTGCAGAAACAATCTCTCTCTATCACTATGGCATCAAAGACTTGGCTACGATTTTCTTTTACATGCTTGTAGCAATAATCATACACGCTATAATTCAGGAGTATGTACTGGAT aaaattaacAGGAAAATGCACTTTTCAAAAACAAAGCATAGCAAGTTCAATGAGTCTGGGCAACTTAGTGCATTCTGCCTTTTCTCCTGTGTTTGGGGAACGAGTATTCTTGTCTCT gaGAACTATATATCAGATCCAACCTCTCTGTGGAGGGACTATCCGCACACACTGATTCC GTTTCAAATGAAGTTTTTCTACATCTTACAGTTGGCATATTGGTTTCATGCTTTTCCAGAATTGTACTTCCAGAAAACTAAAAAA gAAGATATCTTTCGCCAGATTGTCTACATTGGACTTTACCTCTTTCATATTGCTGGAGCCTATCTCCTGAA TCTGACCCATCTTGGACTTGTTCTTCTGGTATTGCATTACTTTGTTGAATTTCTTTTCCACATATCCCGTCTTTTCTACTTCAGTGATGAAAAATACCAGAAAGG ATTTTCACTATGGGcagttctttttgttttgggaAGGCTTCTCACCTTGATTCTCTCAGTCCTCACTTTTGGCTTTGGACTAGCAAGAGCAGAAGATCAGCAGCTGAATTTCAGTACTGGAAACTTTAATATCCTGGCTGTTAG AATCAGCGTGCTGGCCTCTATCTGCATGACTCAAGCATTTATGATGTGGAAGTTCATTAATTTCCAGCTTCGGAGGTGGAGAGAGCATTCTTCTTCCCAGCCTCAGTCAGTGAAAAAGAAGTTTGTATCAGCTAAAGGAAAGACctccagaaaagaaagag AAAACGGAATAAATGGAACAGTGACCTCAAATGGAGCGGACTCACCTCGCAGCAGGAAGGATAAATCCTCGTAA